GGTTATATGATGACCGCCGTGATTATGCACCAATCCGTTGATTGGGTTAGACACCTACTGGTGTCGAATTCTAGTTAGGCGTTGCTCGCGCTATGCCGAAAGACTACCAAATCCTATCTTGCGACGAGTCGCCCGGCTATCGCTACCGTTTGGACGTTTCCACAGGCATTGACAGCCCGAAGCGACTCGTAGTCATCCAACTCAATCCCAGCACGGCAGTCCTCTCTCGACCTGGCGGCGCAACACGTCCAGCTGCTGCGGTTGATCTGCTTCCGCCAGCCAGGCGGACCAGTCGCCTACCCCTTGAAGCTACGCAATCCACGCCGGATCAGCAGTCAGAATCCTGTCCACTTTAAGACCACAATGGGCCGCCGCACGCGACGATGGGTAATTCTCGGCCCGCCGTACCCTCCGTGCGCGAGCAGGGTTGCGTTCCACGTATCGGATTACCGCCCACCGGTAGGTGTCGTCCAGGGCCGAGGAGAAAAGCCGTCCCTTTGCACGATTGACGCGCTGCGCGTATCGGGTGTGCAAAGGACGGAACACACGCTCCAAGGCCTGGTCGCTTCCGGGAACCGCCACTACATGGACATGGTTGGTCATCAGGCAATAGGCCAATACCTTGACTTTGGATTCCGCGCAGTATTCATCCAGCCAGCCCAGATACGCTACGCGGTCCGCTTCGTCAAAGAAAACATCCTCGCGCCGGTGCCGCGCTGAGCAATGTGGCGCGGGGCACCGGTAAACACCGAACGGGCAATTCTTAGCATGAGCCGAGAATAGCATCCTTAGAAAAGGTGTGCGTCCCCTTTTACTCCGCGTCCAGAATCGGTCTCCGAGATAGGCCGCGAGCAAGCCGAACGCCACCGCGGCGCTCGCGACGATGACGGCCCGGTCGCGAGCGCCGCTTCCGGGAACGAATGAACCCAGGCGCCGAAGCCGACGGCGGTCCCGAAGACCGCGCCGCAGACGAAGCGCACCACGGAGGGGCGAGCTACCTCGCTCGCCGGCCCTTTCCTTTGACCGGAAGGT
This genomic window from Pseudomonadota bacterium contains:
- a CDS encoding transposase — translated: MAFGLLAAYLGDRFWTRSKRGRTPFLRMLFSAHAKNCPFGVYRCPAPHCSARHRREDVFFDEADRVAYLGWLDEYCAESKVKVLAYCLMTNHVHVVAVPGSDQALERVFRPLHTRYAQRVNRAKGRLFSSALDDTYRWAVIRYVERNPARARRVRRAENYPSSRAAAHCGLKVDRILTADPAWIA